The Bacteroides sp. DNA segment TCTCATCTCTCACTTCTCATTCCCTCTCCCTGGGTCCTTCGATCAGGACGAATTGGGGTGGGCTGCCGGCGGCGGTGCATTGGTATTCGGCTTCGAGGTATGAGCGCGAGAAGTTGTCGTTATAGGTCTCAAATCCCACGATGTAATGCACATCGATGCCACCGGTCTGTGGCACGGCATCGGGATATTTATGCTGGAGCAGCAGGATGAGTCCTTCTTCAACGATGCGGCGGAACATCTCGTCGATGGCGGCTTCGGGGCCTTCATTCTCGAGGATGGCTCCCAGGTCCGGATCCCAGTAGTTGCCTTCGGCGTCTTTGGAAGTACGGCGGGCAGCCAGGCGCATGTCGAAGTTGCTGTAATAGGCAGAAGCTCCGAAATAATAGCCAAAATCAACATAGGTGGCGTGGGGAATGGGGTCGCTGGTGGCCAGGAACATATAGTCGGACTGCCCCATGATGAACCTCACCGTGGGGTCGAAGGCCCAGCCCTGTGCCCCGTAGATGTATTGCTCGGTGCGCTGCTCGATGTCGGAGCTGCGGATCCATTCCACCCCGTCAAAGGTGTAATGGGCGATCTCGGTGAATGCGCCACCCGAGTACACACGGTATTTCACCACCTGCTCCTGTCCTTCCACGGCCAGGGGGTAATTGTTCCTGAGCCAGGCCGGCACATAGAGGTCGGCGGGATAGTCGTCGGAGAAGTTCTGGAAGGCAGCGATATCGCCGCCGAACTGGTCATAGTCAGCTTCCGTGAACTCATAACCCACGAAGGGCAGGTTTTCAGTTGTTTCGACCCACACCCAGGCCTCGCCATCGTACTCATAGAGGTCGAGGTTTTGGGTCTCTTCTGAGCCTTCGAGGAAGTTGTAGATGATGTTGATCTCATCGCCGGCCCCGGCATTGGGATAATTCTTTGCCAGGAACCCTGGCAGGCTTTCGTTAGCAGGGTTTTCGGGCGTAAAGGCATTGCCGGCCACGCCGATGTAGTCGTAATCGTCGGCGGTGAGCACATAGCCAAAGCCGGCCTGTTCCCAGAGGGGCTCATCCTCGCGGAAGTTGTAAGTCACCAAGGCGCTGCTGCCCAGGTTGAGGGCGATGAATTTACGTGCCAGCAAGGCGGGGATGTGGTCCATGGCGGGCTGATCGGGGGTAAAGGCCTGTATGGAGGCCGCCGTTCCGCCGATGGAGGTGTAATCGGATCCGGTCAGGGTATATTCAATGGCCTGCTTGTAAGGGGTCTGGTCCATGTCGAGTTGTTCGTACAAGGCCTCATTGGGGTCGCACGACGACATCAGGAGCATGGCAAAAAGCAGGCTGAAGATTGATAGTTGTTTCATATTAAAAAGTTTTTTAGTTTCCATTACCTAAAACCGGAGTTTAAAGCTCAAACTCCAGGTACGTCCGAAGCCGTAGTACACCGTGGCGGTATCGTAATCGTAGGAGGCGCCGTCGGTGGCATCGGCAATGTATGCGGTATCGAAAAGGTTGTTGACGTTACCCACCAGGGAAGCATTGAGGTCAGCGATGCGGAAGTTATACCTGGCGTTGAGGTCGAACACCTGGTAGGAAGGCATCTGCCAGGCTTGTGTGCCGCGCTGGGTTTCCACGGTGCGGTTCTCGACGTTGAAATCGGCATAGAGGCGGTCGAAATGGGTGAAGTCGAGCCCGAGGAATACCCTGGGCAAGGCCTCCCAGTCGAAGCTTAAACCAGCAGTGGTCTGGGCGGAATTGCCTCTCATCAGGCCTTCGGAAAACACCTCGAAGGTGCCGATATACTCCTGCTGTTCGTTGTAGATGTCGGCAATGACATCATCGGTCCATTTCCAGTCGCCCACCGAAGCCATTCCCTTCACGGAAAGCTTGGGCAAAGGGTTGGCTACCACGTCGATCTCTACGCCCTGGTGGAGGGCGTTGAGGCCGGTAAGGTTAGCCAGCACGGTTCCGATGCTGCGGGTCAGGGCTTTGTCGAGCCAGTTGGTGCGATACAGGGTCAGGTTGCCCGAGAAGAACCTGCTGCGGTAGCCATAGCCCAGTTCGGCCGACTGCACCCTTTCGTGCTTCACCCCTAAATTGAATTCGTTGGTGTAGCCGATAAAGGCATACCTGAAGAAAGGTGCCCGGGTAAAATAACCCCCGTTGATGAAAATGTTGTGGGCATCGGAAATATTGTAGTTAGCTCCACCCTTAATGCTATAGGCGTTAAAGTTGAACCAGTCGGACTGGTTGTTTTCGAGTTCACTCTCTGGATAAAGATCGGGGTTTGTTTTGTAGATGAAATAGTCGGTGCGGCGATAGCCCGTATGACTCAGGGTGGCCGACAGGAAAGCCGAGTATTTATCCTCCACATATTCCGCTTGTGCGAAAAGGCCTCCCCAGCGCACCTCGCCCATATCGTGGTAGCTGATCATATCGCCTTCGCGCAGCAGGCTGTTGGCGGGACGGTTCACGTCGCGTGAGTTGCCACTGGCAGTCACGTCAAGGAAGTATTCACCCCCAAGCAGGTCCTCGACCTCATAGAAGTGATATCCCTTGTAATAGCGCAAATCCACACCACCAGTGACCTTCAGATTATTGAAGTCGCGGTTGAGGGTGGATAAAACGCCGTACCAGTCGTGCTGGTTGACGGCATTGGCGATGATAGCCTTTGAGCCTGTCTGGGAAAGGGCATTCTCTGCCATTACGGCATCGTAATCCAGGAAACCATTGGGCGTCAACTTGGTCATCTCGTAGGGCAGGCCATCCACCGAGTTAAACCTGAGCCAGTTGGCGTTGTCGCCATAGACCCGTCTTCCGCCGCCGGCCGACTTGGAGGCATAGGCCGAGGTGGAGAGGGTGGTTAGGTCGTTGATGGACCAGTAATGGTTAAGGGAGACCTGGGGCTTGTGGTAATAGTTGTAGGAAGCGGTATAGAGCTGTCCGTTCATAAAGCCCATGGCGGGGTTATAGCGGCGGTAGTCACGGTGCTCGCGATAGGTCTGGATGAGCTGGCGCGGATAGCGCTGGTTATGGGTTTGCGGAGCTCCAAAAGCCGTCAGTGCCAGGGTATGGTCTTTTGACAGTTGTTTCGACACGTTCAGGAAATAAGACCAGCCTTCGTAATCCAAGCCATTGACATAGCGGGTACCTGCCGACCTGCTTCCTGAGAAGGTGGCGGCCCAGCCACTTTCGAGCAGTCCTGTAGACAGGGTCATGGTCTGCTTGCTGTATCCATCGCTGCCGAGTGCGGTAGACACGGATCCCCTGCGCTGGGCATCGGTGGAACGGGTAATGATGTTGATGGTGCCGCCCACCGAGCTGATGGCCAGGCGTGAGGCCCCAAGGCCGCGCTGTACCTGCATGGTGCTGGTCACATCCGACAGGCCGGCCCAATTCGACCAGTACACGCGGCCGCTTTCCATATCGTTGACCGGCACCCCGTTGATGAGCACCCCGATGTTGTCGGAGTCAAAACCCCGCAGGTTGATCCTCGAGTCACCATAGCCGCCGCCATCTTTGGTGGCATACACGCTGGGGGTGAGTTTCAGGATCTCGGGGAACTCCTGGGTGCCCAAGCGCTCGGTGATGATCTCGGCGGAGATGTTGGATATTGCTACCGGCGTCTGCCGGTCGCGGGCAAAGGAAGAAATCACCATCACCTCCTGCAAGCCTATCGCGCTGTCCTCGAGGGTAATGACGCCCAGGTCGGTGTTTTGGTTGGCCGTAATGTCGAGGATCTTATCCTCATAACCCAGGTAAGAAATTTTGATGGTGAATTGTCCGGGCTCGGTGGTGATCTCAAACGAGCCATCGAGGGTGGTGGTGGTTCCCAGGGTGCGCCCCGTGGTAACATTGGTCACTTCCACCAATGCGGCGGGCAGAAACTCACCTTGCTGGCCGGCAACCTTCCCCTTGATGGAGATGCCGTAAGAGGGCATGCCCCAGGCCAGGAGAAATGCCGCAGCAAAAACCAGGTTGATCAGTATTTTAAATTTTCTCATACAGAATGCTTGGTTAGATGAAATAAGCAAAAACAAAAAGAAAAAGGGAAATGCCCCATGCAGCTTTCCTTTTGAGGGGGTTGGCGTACATGAAGCATTTCCGGGAGGTAAGTTTAACGGCTCACCTGGAGTTTCTGAACCCGGGTTTGCGAGCCGGCTACCACCTGTACGAGGTAGATGCCATTGCGCAGGACACTGGTGTTCAGGGTGATACGGAAATCATTAACAGGCTGTTCCATCAGCAGGCGGCCGCTGAGGTCATACACCCTGATCAGGTCGATTTGCTCAGGGCTCTCTACTGTAAAGGTGTTGCCAGCCGGGTTGGGGAACAAGCGCATGCCCAGGGTTTCGGTTTCTTCAATGGCCGTAGAAGGTTCCATGAAGTCGGTCAGGGAGCGCGGCAGCAAGCGGGTGTCTTCGTAGCGCTGTGTCACCACGGCGATGATGTCTTTGGGCGTCGTTGGCACATCGGTACCAAAATAGTCAAGAGCCCCTTCAGCGTTGGGGGTACGGATCTCGCCATCGCCACTGGCATCAGAGATATAATAGGAGACGTTTTGCAACCAGGTGGGCTCGTTGCCTTCATCGAAGGAGACCTCACGCACCAGCACCAGCATGGCCTGGTGGTCGACGGTAAGATCGGCCAGGGTCAATTCGAGCGGTTCAACGGTGTTGCCGGTTGAACTTGCCGGGCCCGGATCTTCCTGGGGAACAAGCTGGAACATGTTCTGGAAGGCGGCTACCTTGCATACCAGCCCGGTGATGCCGTCATAATTGTCATAGGCTGTTTCGATGATGCCATCGGGATCGTCGATCATGGTGGCGCCGCTGGCGTCCTGAATGAAGATCTGCCCGCGGTAGGCCAGTTGCTGGTGGGTAATGACCACTTCGCCGGTGATCCGGTAGGCTTGGTCGCCAACGCCTTGTTCAATCAAAGAGGCAATGTCAGGAACCTCAACAACGGCAGGGGCTTCAGCAATGCTGACTTCATCCACCCACCAGTTGTGGGCATCTTCGCCTTCATAGACAAAGGCAATGTAAATGACCTGTCCGGCATAGTCTTCCAGGTTGAATACTTTTTCAGTGTAAGCGCTCAGGGGTGCATTTGATTCGTACAGTTCCGCAAAGTGCCCATTCTCAGGAAGGCCGCTGCCGGTGGAGATCCACACACCACTATAGCCATAGTCATCCATATATTGGTTGCGTTCGAGGAAGCTCAGCAGCATGGCTTGTCCGCCGGGTTCTACTTCGGGTAACTGGATCTGGGGGGTTACCAGCCAGCTCTTAGCCATTCCGGTCTGGACAAAGGCATGGTACGCGCCGTCACCGCCGGCCACCCATTCGCCATCGCCTTCCGGATAATAGGTGTTCCAGCCTTCGGGCAGGAAAGTATCAAAGCTTTCTAACCAGGGGAATTCGGTGATCAGGTTGGCATCGACAGCCACCAGCATAACTTCTTCCGTGGCATCTGCTTCCAGGAGGACAATACCCGTTTTCTCCCAGTAACCATCGAGGGTCACGGTATAGTTATAGGCACCGCCAGGCAGGTCAGCAAAAACATATTCACCGGCGGCGTATGCCTGCTCATTGAGCGTGATAACGGCATTGGCCAGGGGGTCACCATTTTCATCGACAACATTGAAGGTCAGGTCATAGAAATCGAGAGAGATAAAATCATCCAGCGAGCGTGGCATGATCTGCATGGTAGCGTTAAACTGGTTGACCAGGGCGATGAGGTCACGGTTGGTCGTGGGCACCGGGGTTCCGAAGTAGTCCAGGGCGGCATTGGAGCCGGGGGTCCGAAGGATTCCGGGACCACTGGCATCAGAAATGTCGTAGCTGGTGCTGGGAGCAAAATTGGGGTTGGTAGGGGTATCAAAGGTCACATTCCTGACAATGATCAATTGAGCCTGGTGGTCTGGGGTAATGTCGGCCAGTTGCACTTCCAGGGGTTCTATCACATTATCGGTGGATGTAGCAGGCCCGGGATCAGCCACGGGTGTGAACTGCAGCAGTTGATTGTAAACCGACAGGGTGCCGCTCAGGCCGGTCACGCCGTCGTATTCGTTGTAAGCAGTGGTAATAATACCTGCCGGGTCATCGATGACGATGGCAGCGGTGGCGTCCTGGAAGTATTTTTGGTTGCGGTTTCCATTCTGGTGGGTCAGGATGACCTCATTGCCCAGGGTGTAAACGGTGGTGCCATCCACGGCCTGGTTACGCAGGGCAGCGATGTTGGGCATTTCCGTAATGCCCATATCTGCCAGGCTCCTGGGCATTAGCTGCATGCTGGTATTGTATTGACCGACCAGGGCAACCATATCGATGGTTTCTTCAGGGATGTTGGCACCAAAGTAATCCAATCCGGCATTGGCATTGGGCGTACGCACCACCCCTGTCCCAGAGGCATCATAAATATTGTAGCTGGTGCTGGGAGAAAAAGTATTCTTTGCAGAAGGCGTTCCAAAGGTTACGCCCAGAACAGATATCAGCATGGCCTGATGAGCGGGGGTTACCTCGGCCAGGGTGAGTTCGAGGGGAACCACCACGTTGTCTTCACTGACTGCGGGTCCCGGGTCGGCGGTCGGGGTGAACTGCAGCAATTGGTTGTATAAGCTCAGTGTGCCGGTAAGCCCCTGGATGCCATCGTATTCATTGTATTCGGTGGTGATGATCCCTGCAGGGTCATCTACCAGAATGGCGCCGGTGGCGTCCTGGAAATATTTCTGGTTGCGGTTGCCATTCTGATGGGTCAGGATAACCTCTCCGGTAACGACATAGACTGTTCCATCGGTGGCACCTGTGGAACGAAGCGTGGCAAGATCGGCCATTTCCACCGGATCCTGCGCCTGGATGGCTAAAGGGAACAACAGCAAGGCTGTAAGTACAAGATTCATTAAAAGGCGTAAGGTGTTCTTCATAGGGCTTGGATTTTTGTGTGAAAGAATGTATTGATTTAAAATAGATTATGTTTTGGCGAATTTTGATGGGTTTCAAAGATATTCATTTGTGGCGGCCTGAGCAGGGATTTTTTATTGAATTTATTCACAATTTATTCACGATGTCATTCATCCGATTGAACCAAACAAGATAAAATGCGTTAATTTGCAAACCAAGATTGCCGGTATGACCCCTGAAACCCTTGCTGAGTTAAAACAAGATGAGCCTGCCTTGATGCTGTATTTCCACAATGATGTTTGTGGGGTGTGCAAGGTGTTGTGGCCCAAGGTGGAGGCCCTCATAAAGGAACGTTTTCCGCAGGTCAGGGTAATCCGGGTAGATGCCAATGAAAGCCGTGAGCTGGCCGGGCAGTTGCAAATGCTAAGCATTCCCGGCATCCTGCTTTACCTCGACGGACACGAATATTACCGCGGCAATGGCATGGTCTCCATTGGCCAACTAGGGGAGCAGATCGCCCGGCCCTACCATCTGCTGTTCGGAGACGCCTAATGGAAACCCCTTCCGCCAGTTTTCCTTTTCTTTCCTGGGGCATTTACGCCTGATTTTCCTGAAAATTTCAACGCAGACTCTTTCTGGATTTTGAGGGACATCTTGCCTTTTCCGAAAGCCATCATAAATGACTAAAAATCAAATCATTTTTAAATAAAATTGATTATTTATTAATTTTTATTTATTTTTTATTTGATTTTATTTATTTTTGTTTTACTTTTGAAAACAGAATCAAACGTTTTGTAAAGGTGAAGAAACCATTGATCCATACGGCCGTGAACAAAAAAATTCCCATTCAATGTCCTTCCTGCAGCGGGCAGCTGCAGGTACGCAGCCTGGAATGTCCGGCCTGCCATACACGTGTGGAAGGGCTTTTTTCCCTTCCATTACTCACCAGCCTGAGCGAGGAAGATCAGCTGTTCATCATCGAATTTGTGAAGAGCAGCGGCAGCCTGAAGGAGATGTCGAAGCACCTGAAGCTGAGTTATCCCAGTGTTCGCAACAAACTGGATGATCTGATTGCCGATATTCGCAAACTTCAAAGGGAGAAAAACCATGAGCTGGACAAGTGATAAAAAGTTCTGGTACAACCCATTCGATTACCTCGCAGGGGGAAAAGCCCTGCTGATCGGGCTGGGATTAATGGTGCTGGCGTCGTTGGCTGGAACCCTAACCCATGTCTGGTTCCCTGGGGCGCTCGATCTGAAGCTGGATTATGCAGGTTCGTATTGGATTCATCTGGGCACCAGCGTCATGAGCTGGTTGGTCGTGCTGGCGGTACTTTATCCCCTAGCTTTAGGTCTTACATCGTCGAAGATACGCCTGGTGGATATGGCGGGCACGCTGGCCCTGGCACGGGCTCCGCAGTTACTTGCAGCCCTCACCGGCACCGGGGCGATCGTAAGCAAGGCCATGAATAACCTGCTCTACACCCTGACCCGGGATTCAGGGCAGGCCATCCCCCCTCAGCTCCTGGGGACCCTCACGCCCGTTGACCTGAAAGGCTGGGAATGGTTCCTGGCCTTCAACCTGATGGCCCTCCAGCTGCTGACCATCATCTGGATGGTGGCCCTGATGTATAACGCCTACCGCATCAGCGCCAACCTGAAAGGCAACCGGGCCGGGATCAGCTTTGTGATCGGCCTGCTGATCGCGGAGGCCCTCTCGGTCTTCCTCGTTTTCCGGTTTATTCTTCCAATGCTTTGACCAAGTTTTTAATACCCTCTTTTTCTAAATTAAAAAAATGCAACACCATGGAAACAAGTTTTAATGAACTGATCCGGGCCATTCCCGCCTGGGTCTACGGAGTGATCCTCTTCGACGGGATACTGAAACTCATCGCAATGTACGCCGCTGCCGGGCGCAAACAAACGGTCTGGTACATCTGCCTGGCCATCTTTAACACCGTGGGGCTTTTGCCCATCGTTTACCTCTTGATCCACGGGAAAAAAACGGAAGTCATTCAATAACGCCCAAATCGCAAAACATTTTCAACCATGAAAACAATTTCATTATCCCTCCTTGCCTTGTTTTTCATCTTCCTCAGCCTTCCCGGAGCCCTTCGCGGGGCGCCGCCTGAGGCCTATGAAAACAGTGCGGCCCAATTCATCCTTTCCATGCAGGAAGGCACGGCCGATGATAACCTGGACATTTTTACCGAAGAACTGCGCAATGCCCTGGGCGACATGAAATTCCAGGACATCTGGGCCCAGCTGCAGCAGCAGGTGGGACCATTCAGTCATATCATCCGCTACATCCACGAAGACACGGGGGATTACCACACCGTGCTGGCTGTGAGCAAGTTCAGGAATATGGACCTGGCCCTGCGGGTGGTCTACGATCCTTCGATGAAGATTGCAGGCCTGCAGTTCGTCCCCGCCCCTCCCCTGTCCTTCACCCCCCCACCCGCTTATGCTGACACCACAAGCTTCACGGAGGCCGATCTGGAGCTGGACTGCGGGGACATCAGGCTGCCGGCAAAGCTTACGATGCCGGTAAGTGAGACTCCTGTTCCCCTGGTGGTGCTGGTCCACGGCAGTGGTCCCAACGACATCGACGAAACCATAGGCCCCAACAAGCCGTTCAGGGACATTGCCTGGGGGCTGGCCTCGCAGGGCATTGCCGTGCTGAGGTATGAGAAACGGACTAAGAACCACGCCAACTCCCTCGACATGGAGCGGGTGACCCCCTGGGAGGAGACCGGCATGGATGCCGTGATGGCAATAAAACAAGCCTCACTGATGGAAGGCATTGACCCGGGAAGGATCTTTTTGCTGGGACACAGCCTGGGGGGCATGATGGCCCCTGAGATCGTCAGGCAGTCGGGCCAGCTGGCAGGAGTCATTATCCTTGGAGGTAACAGCGGGAAACTCTATGACGTGGTGGTCCGTCAATACGAATACCTATCCTCCATCCAGGACCCCGACAACCAGCACGGCTCCCGCGAAGAGACCGAAAAGATCCGTCAGAAGGCGGCCCTGATCCGTTCGGGCGCACTTATCCCCGACACCCCGCGTGAAGAAACGATCCTTAACTCCCCTGCAAGCTACTGGCTCTACATCAAGGATTACGACCAGGTGGAGACGGCCCGCCAGCTTGATATCCCCATCCTGATTCTGCAGGGCGAACGCGACTACCAGGTGGATATGCAGGAATACCAAGGCTGGCAGGAAGGCCTTGGGGACAAGGCAAACGTGACCATGAAAAGCTATCCCGGCCTGAACCACCTGTTCTTCTCAGGCGAGGGCACCCCTAACCCGGCCGAATACAGCCAGGAAAAGAACACCGACGTGCAGGTGATCAGGGATATCATCGCCTGGATCAAAAGTATCTGATAGTACAATGAAAGTTGCCAATCCCGGATAACAGGGATTGGCAACTTAAAAATTGGAATTATAATGCTCTTTGCTTATTGATTTTAATGTAAAAAGCTTGTCCTGGTTTATTCAACCATCAGGGTCTTATCACCTGAAGCTTTTGCACTTTGATGCCGCGGCTAGTAATAACCTGAACGAAATAAATGCCTGCTTCAATGCCTGCAAGATCTATTACCTTTTCGGAAGCATTCGGGATTGGAATCTCGGTTACTCCTTTCCCTGTAAGATCGAGGATCCGAATGGTCTGGATAGGGCTTCCCGAGCGGATGGTGACCCTTGAGGAGGCAGGATTGGGGAACAAACGCACCTCTGTAAGGGCAAGGTTTGGGACAGATGCGGTGCTCTGGAAAACCGCCTTCAGGATCAGGTCACTTTCAGGCATGGTAAAAGTCATCTGGGCCATATCCCCAAACTCCTCCCCGCCTTCATCTTCCCATTCCAGG contains these protein-coding regions:
- a CDS encoding alpha/beta fold hydrolase, with protein sequence MKTISLSLLALFFIFLSLPGALRGAPPEAYENSAAQFILSMQEGTADDNLDIFTEELRNALGDMKFQDIWAQLQQQVGPFSHIIRYIHEDTGDYHTVLAVSKFRNMDLALRVVYDPSMKIAGLQFVPAPPLSFTPPPAYADTTSFTEADLELDCGDIRLPAKLTMPVSETPVPLVVLVHGSGPNDIDETIGPNKPFRDIAWGLASQGIAVLRYEKRTKNHANSLDMERVTPWEETGMDAVMAIKQASLMEGIDPGRIFLLGHSLGGMMAPEIVRQSGQLAGVIILGGNSGKLYDVVVRQYEYLSSIQDPDNQHGSREETEKIRQKAALIRSGALIPDTPREETILNSPASYWLYIKDYDQVETARQLDIPILILQGERDYQVDMQEYQGWQEGLGDKANVTMKSYPGLNHLFFSGEGTPNPAEYSQEKNTDVQVIRDIIAWIKSI
- a CDS encoding thioredoxin family protein, which codes for MQTKIAGMTPETLAELKQDEPALMLYFHNDVCGVCKVLWPKVEALIKERFPQVRVIRVDANESRELAGQLQMLSIPGILLYLDGHEYYRGNGMVSIGQLGEQIARPYHLLFGDA
- a CDS encoding TonB-dependent receptor plug domain-containing protein, whose product is MRKFKILINLVFAAAFLLAWGMPSYGISIKGKVAGQQGEFLPAALVEVTNVTTGRTLGTTTTLDGSFEITTEPGQFTIKISYLGYEDKILDITANQNTDLGVITLEDSAIGLQEVMVISSFARDRQTPVAISNISAEIITERLGTQEFPEILKLTPSVYATKDGGGYGDSRINLRGFDSDNIGVLINGVPVNDMESGRVYWSNWAGLSDVTSTMQVQRGLGASRLAISSVGGTINIITRSTDAQRRGSVSTALGSDGYSKQTMTLSTGLLESGWAATFSGSRSAGTRYVNGLDYEGWSYFLNVSKQLSKDHTLALTAFGAPQTHNQRYPRQLIQTYREHRDYRRYNPAMGFMNGQLYTASYNYYHKPQVSLNHYWSINDLTTLSTSAYASKSAGGGRRVYGDNANWLRFNSVDGLPYEMTKLTPNGFLDYDAVMAENALSQTGSKAIIANAVNQHDWYGVLSTLNRDFNNLKVTGGVDLRYYKGYHFYEVEDLLGGEYFLDVTASGNSRDVNRPANSLLREGDMISYHDMGEVRWGGLFAQAEYVEDKYSAFLSATLSHTGYRRTDYFIYKTNPDLYPESELENNQSDWFNFNAYSIKGGANYNISDAHNIFINGGYFTRAPFFRYAFIGYTNEFNLGVKHERVQSAELGYGYRSRFFSGNLTLYRTNWLDKALTRSIGTVLANLTGLNALHQGVEIDVVANPLPKLSVKGMASVGDWKWTDDVIADIYNEQQEYIGTFEVFSEGLMRGNSAQTTAGLSFDWEALPRVFLGLDFTHFDRLYADFNVENRTVETQRGTQAWQMPSYQVFDLNARYNFRIADLNASLVGNVNNLFDTAYIADATDGASYDYDTATVYYGFGRTWSLSFKLRF
- a CDS encoding DUF5689 domain-containing protein; translation: MKNTLRLLMNLVLTALLLFPLAIQAQDPVEMADLATLRSTGATDGTVYVVTGEVILTHQNGNRNQKYFQDATGAILVDDPAGIITTEYNEYDGIQGLTGTLSLYNQLLQFTPTADPGPAVSEDNVVVPLELTLAEVTPAHQAMLISVLGVTFGTPSAKNTFSPSTSYNIYDASGTGVVRTPNANAGLDYFGANIPEETIDMVALVGQYNTSMQLMPRSLADMGITEMPNIAALRNQAVDGTTVYTLGNEVILTHQNGNRNQKYFQDATAAIVIDDPAGIITTAYNEYDGVTGLSGTLSVYNQLLQFTPVADPGPATSTDNVIEPLEVQLADITPDHQAQLIIVRNVTFDTPTNPNFAPSTSYDISDASGPGILRTPGSNAALDYFGTPVPTTNRDLIALVNQFNATMQIMPRSLDDFISLDFYDLTFNVVDENGDPLANAVITLNEQAYAAGEYVFADLPGGAYNYTVTLDGYWEKTGIVLLEADATEEVMLVAVDANLITEFPWLESFDTFLPEGWNTYYPEGDGEWVAGGDGAYHAFVQTGMAKSWLVTPQIQLPEVEPGGQAMLLSFLERNQYMDDYGYSGVWISTGSGLPENGHFAELYESNAPLSAYTEKVFNLEDYAGQVIYIAFVYEGEDAHNWWVDEVSIAEAPAVVEVPDIASLIEQGVGDQAYRITGEVVITHQQLAYRGQIFIQDASGATMIDDPDGIIETAYDNYDGITGLVCKVAAFQNMFQLVPQEDPGPASSTGNTVEPLELTLADLTVDHQAMLVLVREVSFDEGNEPTWLQNVSYYISDASGDGEIRTPNAEGALDYFGTDVPTTPKDIIAVVTQRYEDTRLLPRSLTDFMEPSTAIEETETLGMRLFPNPAGNTFTVESPEQIDLIRVYDLSGRLLMEQPVNDFRITLNTSVLRNGIYLVQVVAGSQTRVQKLQVSR
- a CDS encoding DUF5652 family protein, translating into METSFNELIRAIPAWVYGVILFDGILKLIAMYAAAGRKQTVWYICLAIFNTVGLLPIVYLLIHGKKTEVIQ
- a CDS encoding DUF2089 family protein — encoded protein: MKKPLIHTAVNKKIPIQCPSCSGQLQVRSLECPACHTRVEGLFSLPLLTSLSEEDQLFIIEFVKSSGSLKEMSKHLKLSYPSVRNKLDDLIADIRKLQREKNHELDK